The following nucleotide sequence is from Caldicellulosiruptor saccharolyticus DSM 8903.
CCTAAGTTAAGCAGAAGGTGGGATTATAAAAAGCTTTCAGAATTAGTATATGGCGTGAGAGAGATAATAAAAGAATTGGTCAGAAGTGCAAATAATTATCACTGTAGAAGAGAATTGTTTGTTTTTATAACTTTTGAAATGTTTAAAGTTAGAAAGCCGTTAAGTATCTACTTTATTTGATTATTTTTTTATCTGATTAGTAAACCATTATCTTAAAATAGGTTGACATATCTCAATGCGGGAAATATAATAAAGTAAAAATAACATTGAATGACAAAACAGAAAGGAGAGGTCAATCTCGTGAATACAAAAAGTATTTGCTTGGTTTCTCTCTTTGCGGCTTTGACTGCTGTGGGAGCCTATATAAAAATTCCTATTCCTTATGTACCATTTACTCTTCAGCTTCTGTTTTGTGTATTGGCAGGACTTCTTTTAGGTCCCAAACTTGGTGCACTCTCTCAAATAGTATATGTTGCAACTGGATTACTTGGCGTTCCAATCTTTGCAGAAGGTGGAGGTCCGTTGTATATTTTTAAACCAACCTTTGGTTATCTAATTGGTTTTATCGTTTGTGCATATGTAGCTGGCTATATATCTCATTTGAAGCAAAGCAGAAATATAAGCACAAACATAATAGGTTCATTGATTGGCTTGTTTTTTGTATACTTATTAGGAGTTAGTTACCTGTATGTGATTTACAATGTTTACCTAAAAATATCTAAAACCATTAGCTGGGCTTTATACTGGGGATTTTTAGTATGTGTGCCTGGAGATATATTTTTATGCATCGTTGCTTCCATTGTTGCAAAAAGATTAAAACCAATGTTAGAAAAAATTTTGATTATAAATACAGGATATTTACAAGATATCAAAGAATAGTTTTATTCAGGGAGAGAAAGAAAATGAAAGCTGTTTACATTATTGGAACAGATACTGATGTTGGAAAGACGTTAATATGTGCTGGACTTTGTTGGGCTTTAAAAGAAAAAGGATATAATATAGGATATTTCAAACCAGTACTAAGTGGGGCTAAAAGAAGAGGAAAGATGCTAATACCTCAAGATACAGAATTTGTAGTTAATTTTGCAAAAATAAAAGGGGATATTTACAGACTCACACCATTTATATTTGAGAAACCAGCCTCCCCTCATATAGCTGCAAGTGATGAAAACGTAGATATTAATGTTAATCAAATAAAACAAACCTTTGAAGATTTATCACAGAACTACGAATTCGTAATAATTGAAGGTTGTGGCGGGTTGGCAGTGCCATTAAAAGAAGAGAGAAACCAATTTTATATGCAATATCAATTGATAAAGGAAATTTGCAACAATGTTATATTAGTTACCACAACAAAATTAGGAACAATTAATCACACTCTCTTGACAGTTGAGTTTGCAAAAGCTTACGGACTTTGTTTAAAGGGGATCATAGTGAATATGTATAAGAATGAACCTGATGAAGATAAAGTAATAAATACAATAACAAAATTTACCAATATTCCAATATTAGCCAAAGTAGACTTTATAAATGATTTTCCAAGTGATGTAGATGAGAATAAATTTAAAAATGTTTTTAAAAAATGCTTTGATGATAGGGCAATAAGGAAGATAATGGGGGTTTTTGAATGTTAAATGAATGGCAACAAAGAGATTTAAAGTATATTTGGCATCCATGCTCACAAATGAAGGATTATGAAGAACTACCACCTATCGTTATAGAAAGAGGCCAGGGAGTATGGCTATACGATGTTGAAGGTAATAGATATCTTGATGCAATTTCTTCGTGGTGGACAAATCTTTTTGGACATTGTAATAAAAGATTAAATGATGCTCTCAAAGCTCAAGCAGACAAGTTAGAACATGTAATATTTGCAAACTTTTCACACAAACCAGCTATTGAATTGTCTCAAAAATTAGTTGAAATAGCACCAAAGGGATTGGAGAAAGTATTCTTTTCTGATGATGGTTCAACATCTGTTGAAGTTGCACTTAAGATGAGTTTTCAATATCATCAACAGAAGGGGAATTATACAAAGCTCAAGTTTGCATGTTTTACAAACTCATATCATGGAGAAACCTTAGGGGCATTGTCTGTTGGAAGTATAGATCTGTATTCAAAGATATATAAACCTATTTTGAAAGAATCAATAGAAATTCAAGGTCCTGATTGTTTTAGATGTAAATACCACAAAACAAGATATAGCTGCGATGTAGAATGTTTTGAAGAAGTAGAAAAGGTTTTAAAAAAGCACCATAAAAAAATTTGTGCTGTCATAATTGAGCCAATTATCCAATGTGCAGGTGGCATGAGAATTTACCCACCTAAATTTTTAAAGCTATTGCGAGAAGCCTGCACCAGCTATGATGTTCATCTCATTGCAGATGAGGTAGCTGTTGGATTTGGTAGAACAGGAAAGATGTTTGCATGTGAACATGCAGGGATAACTCCGGACTTTTTATGTTTATCAAAAGGCTTGACTGCTGGGTATATGCCGTTGGCAGTAACACTTACAACTCAAGAAATTTTTGATGCGTTTTATGCTGACTATGTGGAATTAAAAGCTTTTTTGCATAGTCATAGCTATACTGGAAATCCTCTTGGTTGTGCAGTTGCTTTAGAATCATTAAAGATCTTTGAGGAATACAATATCCTCAAGGAAATAAACGAAAAAGCAACCTACCTTGAGGAGCTTGCCAGAAAAACTTTTGATAACCATAGGTTTGTGGGTGAGTATAGGCAATTTGGATTTGTCGGAGCAATTGAGCTTGTTGAAGATAAGGCTACTAAAAAGGAATTTGATTGGAGAAAGAGAGTGGGATATCACATTTATAAAACTGCTTTGAAGAAAGGGTTGCTTATTCGTCCTCTTGGGAATGTAATATATTTTATGCCCCCCTTTGTTATTGAAAAAGATGAAATTGATTTTATGGTTAGGAATACTCTTAAAGCAATAAATCAATTTTTTGGACTGTAGATGTACTAAATAAAAACAAAACTTAAGGGACTATCCGAAAAGAACAGGAATAGCCCCTTTAAACAACAATACTTAATAGTTAAGCTCTTGGATATTACTTTAAACTTCTAAGCCTAAACTCTCTAACATCTCTACCTTCTCTTTTATTCCCATCCCTTGTGTTGTAAGGTAGTTTCCGACCATGCAACCGTTTATACCACATTTGTATGCTATCTTTTCCATATCCTTTAGTGCATTTTCTTTCCCGCCTGCGAGTAGAATGGTCTTCCTTGGTAGTACAATTCTAAATAGTGCCAGGGTGATAAAAATTTCATTTTGGTCCATGATCTTCATATCTTCAAAAGGTGTGCCTTTTATTGGATTTAATATGTTGATAGGAACAGAATCAACCTTTAATTCTCTCAGCTCAAATGCAAGCTTAATTCTCTCAATCATATCCTCACCCATTGAAATTATTCCACCACTGCAAATTTCGAGACCTGTCTCTTTTGCAATCTTTAAAGTCTCAATCTTTTGTGCTTGGGTATGAGTTGAGCATATATTTTTAAAATATGTACTTGATGTCTCTAAATTGTTGTGGTACCTTGTAACCCCTGCTAACATGAGTTTTTTTGCTCTTTCTTTTGTGAGAAAACCTAAAGAAGCACAGAGGTGGATATCATAATTTTTTGAAATATAAGAAATAATATCTATAATCCTTTCGAATTCAGAGTCGTTCAGTTCTCCACCGCTTGTGACTAAGGAAAATCTTTTTACAGGGAAAGCTATGATATTTTCCAAATATTCTATAACCTCGTCAACTGATGCCACGTCTTTTATTTCAATCTTGCAACTATGATAAATAGATTGAGAACAAAATTTACAATCTTCTGTGCACATTCCCACCTTGGCAGGATAAATTGAACACAGTTCAATATTGTTTTTAAAATAATACCTTTTAATTGTATCTGCAAGGTTTTTCACAAGATCAAAGTCATGCTTTGCAATTTCGTAAAGCATAGTTGCTTCACTAATATCAATATCCTGCTCATATTCTATTATCTTCTTTTCAATTTCTTTTGCAAATTGAACTGATTGAAGAAAGTTTAGCATTTTGTATTCATCTCCAATCATGACAATGTTAGTGACACTATGTTATATATGATACCACACCACAAATAAATAGTAAACCAAAACATACATTCTTATTTACTGATATAAAAATAAAAATGGCGGAGAGAGTGGGATTTGAACCCACGGTACCCCTTTTGGGGGTACACACGATTTCCAGTCGTGCGCCTTCGACCACTCGGCCATCTCTCCGCCTCTTTGTTTTGCTTTCACCTTTATTTATTATAGGACATATTTTGAGTTTTGACAAGGGCAGTTACCAAATTCGATAGTGTCAAGAGTTTGTAGGAAAAATTTTTTATTAGAATACACCTGCATTATAGAAGTCACAACTAATCAAAGATTTTAACGTCCTTCGCAACTGGTTAACTTTACCATTTGCTATAACTGGTATATTATTCCACTTTTCCACGCCTTTTATTACTTTCCTCACGTTCTTTATAATACCTTCTGCTATTTCTTTAACTTCTCTCCTTTCACTCTTCTTTGCTTTTATCCTATCCAAATATACATCCATAATCTTAAAACCATTGTATTTTAAACTCAATAGCTTTACCATGGTCTCTGCTATATCTTCGCTTCATCCCCTTGGTCTTGAACTTATCCTCTCAGCTAATACATGACTTACATGCCCTTCCGTACTGCATCCCTTTATCTTTACATTCGCTGCTTCTAATACTGTATTATCCCAGTGTGAAAGGGAGTTAAAATAAAATTGTGTCCACTGTATAATGAAAATATAATGAAAATTAGAAGGAGGACGATTGCAATAGAAAAAGATATCATTTTTGAAACAGCTAAGAACATGGCAATTGAGCAAGTACTCAACATGTACTGCTCTCCAGATGATCCTAATCGCCCAGCTCTCAAACAACTATTAGAACATTTGTTAAACTGCATTATGTTATCAGAACGAAGAATCTACCTCGAAAAAAATCAAAATGATAAAGGCAATGGCTTTTATAAACGCATGCTTGGTACTCCAGTAGGTAACCTTGAGCTTTCTGTACTACGAACAAGGACCAGCAATTTCCGTCCCTCTGTCTTGCCTCAGCCATATAAAAGAGTCGATCCGTCTTACACCGATTTGCTTATGTCCTTAGTTGCTAATGGTTACTCCGAAAGCTTGCTAATCCAAACCCTTAAAAACCTTGACTTACCTTACTCAGAGGAGGAAATATCTAAAATCAAAAATGACCTTAAAAACGAACTCCAGCTCTTTAAACAACGTGAGTTGCTCGAAAATGCCTTCGCTACTTTAAATTGATGGCTACCACTGTGAAATCAGGGACAATTCAAAAGTCAAACAGGCTACCTGCTATGTTGTTCTCGGCATCGATTTTAGATAGCAAAAAAGATATCTTTGGCATTTACACCTTCTTTGGCAAAGAGAACAAAGCTGATTGGATGAAAGTCTTTGAAGACTTAATCAACAGAGGTCTTAAAAAAGTCTTAATAATTGTAAGCGATGACTTCCCTGGTATAATAGATGCTGTCAAAATCGCTTATCCTTATGCTGACCTTTAGTTTGCTTTTGTTCACCTGCAACGTAATGTAAAACGACATATGACAAAAGAGGATAGTTCAAAATTCAATAAAGAATTAGATAAAATAAGATTATCTTCTTCTGATGTTGATGAAGCTGTCTCTGGATTCAATCAACTTTGCAATGAATACCTTCCTAAATATCCTCGCTTTTTAAAAGGACTTTTAGAAAAAGCTGAGTTTTACTTTGCTCATATAAATTATCCTGAGGAGATTAGAAAGCATATTTACACAACTGAGGCAGTAGAGAGCATAAATAGTATAATTGAAAAGATAGGAATGAAATCGGGCGGATATTTTCAATCAACAGAGATTCTTGAGATTAATATTTATTTTCAAAGAGAGAACTTTAAGCGAGGTAAATGGAAAAATGGAGTACCTCTTATTAGACACCACACTTACGAAATCTTACAACTCTTCAATTTACGCTATGAATTGGATACACAAAATTCTTGACAAGTCTCTCTGAATCTTGAGAAAGTGGAGATGGAAGGAATTTTATTAAAGTTGCAGAAGATTCTGAGTTCGTAGGAATTGAATAATATAGCGCGCAGTTGTATTAGTGTAGAGAGCTTGAAGATTTTTTGGTTGAAGTGAGCGCAGAGCATAGATTGCAAAGAGAAATCTCTTTGTTTTCCGAAATGTTTGTAGTAGACTTTGAAGAAGGACTGAGGTATGAACTGGTTTAAGTCAATGAAGTTGCTGAAAAAGCCCAGTAAATTTTGTGGATTGTTGAGAGCAATGTTTTTAACATGCTCGTAGAGGTCAAGAAAAGATAATTGTTTGTTATGGTTTTTGAACATTTTATCTTCCTCCTTATAGAAAGTATGTTTTTGCGCAGTTTATTTTACACTATCTATGAAGAGGAAGGAAGACTTTTTTAAAGATTTTTAAGAGCTTGATAACGCTCATCTTGAGCGTTTTTGCAAAAAGCTAAGATTCTAATACAAAAAAGGAATATAAGGAGTATGAAAAGGAGCTTTTGAAGTATTTTAAAAAGGTTGAAAAGAAGATTTTGCAGAACTAAATACAATTCAAACTAATACTGCCTTGATACGGCAGCTTTTTTATTGTTTCTTGAAGCAATAAACTATCTGTCAAGCGTCTAAAAATTTAAAAATTTTTCGAAAATAAAGAAGGATTTTAACAATTAATGTTGAAATATAATATTTAATAAAAAACTGATGCGAATATTAAAAAAAGGTAGGATATTACACGTGAGAGCAAAGTTCATTTTTGAAGTGAGTAAAAATCAAAGTGAGGTACATAATCTTCCTGTCTATTACAGAACTATTTTCATAAGCTTTTTAAAAAGAGCACTTTCGCTGTATGACAAAGACTACTTTGATAGAATTTAGTGGTGGGGTGAAAAAAAGAATAAGTGGCAAAAACCTTTTGTCTTTGTTATAAATCTTCCAAATATGAACTTCCAAGATAATACTGTTTCTTTCAGAGGAGAAATTTTGCTTAATCTTTCCACATCTGACTATGAGTTTTTTGTAAACATGTACAATAGCTTACTCAACAATCGTCTCTATCCATACCCTTTAACAGACAGCTGCAAGATTACGCTTAAGCAAACGTATTTGGTAAGGGAACTAGAAAAGTTTGACTCAAAAATGACCTTCAAAACATTTGCTCCAATTTTAATTGAGAAAAAAGAAGGCAACAAAAAGGTGCCAGTTTTGCCTTTTGATGAAGGATTTGAAGAGATTTTCAACGATATTGTTGACTTTGAGATAAGAAATATTCGTCTTTTGAGAGGACAAAACAAAGGACTGCAAAAACGGTTGGTTTTCAGACCAATAAATATTCAAAAGACTGTTGTAAAACATAGAATTTCTGAATTTGTTGAAAAAAACGGGCAAAGATATAATGTTTTTGACAGGATTTTCTGGGTTATTTGAACTATCAGGAGCCCCGGAAGATTTAAAAGAACTGTATCAAAACGGCATGGGATTTAAGCGTGCACAAGGTTTTGGGTTTATTGAGGTGGCGAGGTGAGAAAAAATGGATAAGCTCATATTGTATCCAGGAAATTGGCTTTATAATGCTTCGGTGATTGGATTTTTA
It contains:
- the bioB gene encoding biotin synthase BioB: MLNFLQSVQFAKEIEKKIIEYEQDIDISEATMLYEIAKHDFDLVKNLADTIKRYYFKNNIELCSIYPAKVGMCTEDCKFCSQSIYHSCKIEIKDVASVDEVIEYLENIIAFPVKRFSLVTSGGELNDSEFERIIDIISYISKNYDIHLCASLGFLTKERAKKLMLAGVTRYHNNLETSSTYFKNICSTHTQAQKIETLKIAKETGLEICSGGIISMGEDMIERIKLAFELRELKVDSVPINILNPIKGTPFEDMKIMDQNEIFITLALFRIVLPRKTILLAGGKENALKDMEKIAYKCGINGCMVGNYLTTQGMGIKEKVEMLESLGLEV
- a CDS encoding biotin transporter BioY — its product is MNTKSICLVSLFAALTAVGAYIKIPIPYVPFTLQLLFCVLAGLLLGPKLGALSQIVYVATGLLGVPIFAEGGGPLYIFKPTFGYLIGFIVCAYVAGYISHLKQSRNISTNIIGSLIGLFFVYLLGVSYLYVIYNVYLKISKTISWALYWGFLVCVPGDIFLCIVASIVAKRLKPMLEKILIINTGYLQDIKE
- a CDS encoding transposase — its product is MFKNHNKQLSFLDLYEHVKNIALNNPQNLLGFFSNFIDLNQFIPQSFFKVYYKHFGKQRDFSLQSMLCAHFNQKIFKLSTLIQLRAILFNSYELRIFCNFNKIPSISTFSRFRETCQEFCVSNS
- the bioD gene encoding dethiobiotin synthase — its product is MKAVYIIGTDTDVGKTLICAGLCWALKEKGYNIGYFKPVLSGAKRRGKMLIPQDTEFVVNFAKIKGDIYRLTPFIFEKPASPHIAASDENVDINVNQIKQTFEDLSQNYEFVIIEGCGGLAVPLKEERNQFYMQYQLIKEICNNVILVTTTKLGTINHTLLTVEFAKAYGLCLKGIIVNMYKNEPDEDKVINTITKFTNIPILAKVDFINDFPSDVDENKFKNVFKKCFDDRAIRKIMGVFEC
- the bioA gene encoding adenosylmethionine--8-amino-7-oxononanoate transaminase: MLNEWQQRDLKYIWHPCSQMKDYEELPPIVIERGQGVWLYDVEGNRYLDAISSWWTNLFGHCNKRLNDALKAQADKLEHVIFANFSHKPAIELSQKLVEIAPKGLEKVFFSDDGSTSVEVALKMSFQYHQQKGNYTKLKFACFTNSYHGETLGALSVGSIDLYSKIYKPILKESIEIQGPDCFRCKYHKTRYSCDVECFEEVEKVLKKHHKKICAVIIEPIIQCAGGMRIYPPKFLKLLREACTSYDVHLIADEVAVGFGRTGKMFACEHAGITPDFLCLSKGLTAGYMPLAVTLTTQEIFDAFYADYVELKAFLHSHSYTGNPLGCAVALESLKIFEEYNILKEINEKATYLEELARKTFDNHRFVGEYRQFGFVGAIELVEDKATKKEFDWRKRVGYHIYKTALKKGLLIRPLGNVIYFMPPFVIEKDEIDFMVRNTLKAINQFFGL